Proteins encoded in a region of the Suncus etruscus isolate mSunEtr1 chromosome 1, mSunEtr1.pri.cur, whole genome shotgun sequence genome:
- the LOC126019722 gene encoding carboxypeptidase A4-like, giving the protein MLQIYHEMDSIAEEFPDLASREKIGHSFENRSMYVLKFSTGGNGRRPAVWLNAGIHSREWVSQATAIWTARKIVSDYDKDPVITSILKEMDIFLLPVANPDGYVYTQNRNRMWRKTRSLNPGSSCVGVDPNRNWNASFAGKGASDNPCSEIYHGPHAHSEVEVKSVVDLIQKHGNFKSFIDLHSYSQLLMYPYGYTSKKASDAAELDKVAKRAAKALASLSGTEYQLTKALAAHVEALQGGLELASCPPANFPRTREQERTRQETWPLCWPGPEGSPDPASGSSIDWAYDQGIKYAFTFELRDTGHYGFLLPANQIIPTAEETWLGLKVILEHVRDNLY; this is encoded by the exons ATGCTTCAGATTTACCATGAGATGGACAGCATTGCTGAGGAATTTCCAGACTTGGCGAGCCGGGAGAAAATTGGGCATTCGTTTGAAAACCGATCCATGTACGTCCTCAAG TTCAGCACTGGAGGAAATGGGCGCCGGCCTGCTGTGTGGTTGAATGCGGGCATCCATTCCCGGGAGTGGGTCTCTCAGGCCACCGCCATCTGGACTGCAAGGAAG ATTGTGTCTGATTACGACAAAGACCCAGTTATCACTTCCATCTTGAAGGAAATGGATATTTTCTTGCTGCCTGTGGCCAATCCTGATGGATATGTATATACACAAAACCGA AATCGAATGTGGAGGAAGACTCGTTCCCTGAATCCAGGCAGTTCCTGTGTTGGGGTTGATCCTAATAGGAACTGGAATGCTAGTTTCGCAG GTAAGGGAGCCAGTGACAACCCCTGTTCTGAAATATACCACGGACCTCATGCCCATTCAGAGGTAGAAGTGAAATCAGTGGTTGACTTGATCCAGAAGCATGGCAACTTCAAATCCTTCATTGACCTGCACAGCTACTCCCAGCTGTTGATGTACCCCTATGGCTACACCTCCAAGAAGGCCTCTGATGCTGCTGAGCTG GACAAGGTGGCGAAGCGTGCAGCTAAAGCTCTGGCGTCCCTGTCAGGCACGGAGTACCAA CTCACTAAGGCCCTGGCCGCCCATGTGGAGGCCCTGCAGGGTGGGCTGGAGCTGGCTTCCTGCCCTCCAGCCAACTTTCCCAGGACCAGAGAGCAAGAAAGAACAAGGCAGGAAACATGGCCTCTTTGCTGGCCTGGCCCTGAAGGTTCCCCAG ATCCAGCGAGCGGGAGCAGCATTGACTGGGCATATGATCAGGGCATCAAGTACGCCTTCACTTTTGAACTGCGAGATACAGGGCACTACGGCTTCCTTCTGCCAGCCAACCAGATCATCCCCACGGCAGAGGAGACCTGGCTGGGGCTGAAGGTCATCCTGGAACATGTCCGGGACAACCTCTATTAG